One genomic region from Phycisphaerae bacterium encodes:
- a CDS encoding insulinase family protein, whose product MSEYVHDTLPCGIEYAVLPLPQRHVVSFQIRVLAGAAMETPDRYGLARLIGETIDKGTERRTGQEVSDAFDAIGARQGIGAGRETTTFSCTVLPDHFEKAVELEAEIIRTPTFPAESLTANIELARQELLALEDDPQGLADKYIGEKAFGPVLGHHTLGESETLDRITRDDLVRHWRTHFGTGRIVVSLAGAIDPARAADVLQRCFDGFGDKTRTGRDAFSPSFSAGRTHYNKDLEQEQIGICWPGVDAIHDDFPIQQVMLGILSGGMSGRLFTEVREKLGLVYWVSAWQEIPRGVGMIFLGASTTPERCDKTYATLLREVDRLAEDIEPDELIRAVTGIVAQQETRGDSTRSRCVELVNDLFFYGRPMPREEKIEKVQRVTIEDIRRYLGEHRRENLCVVTLGPRPLAE is encoded by the coding sequence ATGTCCGAGTACGTTCACGACACATTGCCGTGCGGCATCGAGTACGCCGTGCTGCCCCTGCCCCAGCGGCACGTGGTCTCGTTTCAGATCCGCGTCTTGGCCGGGGCGGCGATGGAGACGCCGGATCGCTACGGGCTCGCCCGGCTGATCGGCGAGACCATCGACAAGGGCACCGAACGCCGCACGGGGCAGGAAGTCTCCGACGCGTTCGACGCCATCGGCGCCCGGCAGGGCATCGGCGCCGGGCGGGAGACGACGACGTTCAGTTGCACCGTGCTCCCCGACCATTTCGAAAAGGCCGTGGAGCTCGAAGCCGAGATCATCCGCACGCCGACGTTCCCGGCCGAGTCGCTCACCGCGAACATCGAACTCGCCCGGCAGGAACTGCTCGCCCTGGAGGACGATCCGCAGGGACTGGCCGACAAATACATCGGTGAGAAGGCCTTCGGTCCGGTGCTGGGTCACCATACGCTCGGCGAATCGGAAACCCTGGATCGAATCACCCGTGACGATCTCGTCCGCCACTGGCGCACCCACTTCGGCACGGGACGGATCGTGGTCAGCCTCGCCGGGGCGATCGATCCCGCTCGCGCGGCCGATGTGCTCCAGCGTTGCTTCGACGGATTCGGCGACAAGACGCGGACCGGACGGGACGCGTTCTCGCCCTCATTCTCCGCAGGTCGGACGCACTACAACAAGGACCTCGAGCAGGAGCAGATCGGCATCTGCTGGCCGGGTGTGGATGCCATCCACGATGACTTCCCCATTCAGCAGGTGATGCTGGGGATTCTTTCCGGCGGCATGAGCGGGCGACTGTTCACCGAGGTTCGCGAGAAGCTGGGCCTGGTCTACTGGGTCAGCGCATGGCAGGAAATACCGCGCGGCGTGGGCATGATCTTTCTGGGCGCTTCCACGACGCCGGAGCGCTGCGACAAGACCTACGCGACGCTGCTCCGAGAGGTGGACCGGCTGGCCGAGGACATCGAGCCGGACGAACTTATTCGAGCCGTAACGGGTATCGTGGCCCAACAGGAGACGCGCGGCGATTCGACGCGATCGCGCTGCGTGGAGCTGGTAAACGACCTGTTCTTCTACGGCCGGCCGATGCCGCGGGAAGAGAAGATCGAGAAAGTGCAGAGGGTCACGATCGAGGATATTCGGCGTTATCTCGGCGAACATCGCCGGGAGAATCTCTGCGTGGTGACGCTGGGTCCGAGGCCGCTGGCGGAGTGA